The following are encoded together in the Dyella terrae genome:
- a CDS encoding REP-associated tyrosine transposase, which translates to MGEHYTARLLRLIPDGASLYPGYVVVALCDVEMRWMVNYRRARVAGGTYFFTVTLRDRRVSTLVDHIDALRDALRKTRLQRPFTIDAMVVLPEHLHAVWTLPPGDADYSGRWRMCKSLFTRHVARCRMQPVGAGQSVWQSRFWEHVIRDDVDFARHVDYIHYNPVKHGLVTRTVDWPWSSFHRFVRHGLLPADWASGEEFGE; encoded by the coding sequence TTGGGTGAACACTACACCGCTCGACTTTTAAGACTGATCCCGGATGGCGCTTCGCTCTATCCGGGCTACGTTGTTGTCGCGCTGTGCGATGTGGAGATGCGGTGGATGGTGAACTATCGGCGTGCTCGTGTGGCGGGTGGGACGTACTTCTTCACGGTGACGCTACGTGATCGGCGCGTGAGCACGCTGGTGGATCACATCGACGCCCTACGCGACGCGTTACGTAAAACGCGTTTACAACGACCCTTCACGATCGATGCCATGGTGGTGCTGCCCGAGCATCTGCATGCAGTGTGGACGTTGCCCCCAGGGGACGCCGATTATTCGGGGCGTTGGCGGATGTGCAAATCACTCTTTACCAGGCACGTGGCCAGATGCCGGATGCAGCCCGTCGGTGCGGGCCAGAGTGTTTGGCAGTCCAGATTCTGGGAGCACGTGATTCGGGATGACGTGGATTTTGCCCGGCATGTGGATTACATCCACTACAACCCAGTGAAGCATGGTCTTGTCACGCGCACGGTCGATTGGCCGTGGTCATCATTTCACCGGTTTGTGCGGCACGGTTTATTGCCGGCGGATTGGGCGTCGGGTGAGGAGTTTGGGGAGTGA
- a CDS encoding fimbria/pilus outer membrane usher protein, whose product MSPAAVFAAPVAPAASPALEPAIDPGAIEFNSAFTGSSQSVDVSRFEKGNPVLPGSYNVDVYVNDGRVARKDVTFRAVDGSQIAQPCFDYPTLVQMGVDVSALDTQVVNVQNPCIGIKDISADATALMNVGDLRLDVSIPQESLKRQARGYVSPELWDQGETAFLLGYNFNAYSLDQSYSGPSVTGGTAVGTDGSQVRVQGTQYYVPGPGGNYVPSSTGTYMLTSAGQYVPVERGTYAPAQSGYSNNDINAYLGLNLGLNVAGWRLRSQETAQWDQRTGQTHWTNLNTTATHDITQWKAQLTIGDSYTQGVVFDTTAFRGVTLYSDDRMLPDSQQGYAPTVRGTANTQARVEVRQNGNLLYQTTVAPGPFVINDLYATGYGGDLAVNVFEADGSVHSFVVPYSAVPMLLRPGVDRWAITDGQVLNDSLHSDKPYFVEGTYQRGINNWLTLYAGVQSTYRDLYHAYLGGAAVNTSLGAFALDITNSHTTFKGADQSLSGYSYRVSWSKAIATSGTTFALASYRYSNGNYLSLSDAVVTQDMLSSERAGILDASGIMRQKQRLNVTVNQDFGGKYGQLFFNGSYNSYWNGMQNATTYQLGYNNTWKRVSFGVTASRTYTAGPMFNGSRYDNQFGLNITVPLGGPSARNAPQLSFSGTHDDVMGNNDRVGVTGTFGKNSEFNYGGNATYSDYGNSGSGSSQTTASGSLGWQAPYANLNGSYSYSSNYQQASVSAAGGVMVHGGGITLSPSLDLNSPIAIIHAPDAKGARVSSSGQTTVDGRGYAVATNLMPYRMNDVTLDPAGTSSDVELQTTRLQTAPRAGAVIPLTFNTVSGRAVMISAKQPNGEPLPFGADVLDEKGNTVGMVGQGGQLFVRGAEDGGTLLVRWGDDEAKQCKVSYQLPARAKGSSAQVESTDAVCR is encoded by the coding sequence GTGTCACCCGCCGCTGTGTTTGCCGCGCCCGTCGCCCCTGCTGCATCGCCGGCGCTTGAACCCGCTATCGACCCCGGCGCCATCGAATTCAACAGCGCATTCACGGGCTCCAGTCAGTCGGTGGATGTATCGCGTTTCGAAAAAGGCAATCCGGTTCTGCCCGGCAGCTACAACGTTGACGTCTACGTCAACGACGGTCGCGTGGCGCGCAAGGACGTCACCTTCCGCGCCGTTGACGGTAGCCAGATCGCACAGCCTTGTTTTGACTACCCCACGCTGGTGCAGATGGGCGTCGACGTTTCCGCGCTGGATACGCAGGTCGTCAATGTTCAGAACCCGTGCATCGGCATCAAGGACATCAGCGCCGACGCCACTGCGCTCATGAACGTGGGCGACCTTCGCCTCGACGTATCCATTCCTCAGGAATCGCTCAAGCGCCAGGCGCGTGGTTACGTGAGTCCGGAACTTTGGGACCAGGGTGAAACAGCGTTTCTGCTGGGCTACAACTTCAACGCCTACTCGCTCGACCAAAGCTATAGCGGCCCGAGTGTCACGGGCGGTACGGCCGTCGGCACCGACGGCAGCCAAGTGCGTGTGCAGGGTACGCAGTACTACGTGCCGGGTCCGGGCGGTAACTACGTGCCCAGTAGTACGGGCACCTACATGCTCACTAGCGCCGGCCAGTACGTGCCGGTGGAGCGTGGCACCTATGCGCCAGCGCAAAGCGGTTACAGCAACAACGACATCAACGCCTACCTCGGCCTCAATCTTGGCCTGAACGTGGCTGGCTGGCGCTTGCGCAGCCAAGAGACAGCGCAGTGGGATCAGCGCACGGGCCAGACACATTGGACCAACCTCAATACCACCGCCACGCATGACATCACCCAGTGGAAAGCGCAGCTCACCATCGGTGACAGCTATACCCAGGGTGTGGTGTTCGACACCACCGCGTTCCGTGGTGTCACCCTCTACAGTGACGACCGCATGCTGCCCGACTCGCAGCAAGGCTATGCACCCACGGTGCGCGGTACGGCCAATACGCAGGCCCGCGTGGAAGTGCGCCAGAACGGCAACCTGCTGTATCAGACCACGGTGGCTCCGGGCCCGTTCGTCATCAATGATCTGTACGCAACCGGTTATGGCGGCGACTTGGCCGTCAATGTGTTCGAGGCCGATGGTAGCGTGCACAGCTTTGTCGTGCCGTACTCCGCTGTGCCCATGCTGCTGCGCCCGGGCGTCGACCGCTGGGCGATCACCGACGGTCAGGTGCTCAATGATTCACTTCACAGCGATAAGCCGTACTTCGTCGAAGGTACCTATCAGCGCGGCATCAATAACTGGCTGACGCTGTATGCCGGCGTGCAGTCCACCTATCGCGATCTTTACCACGCCTATCTGGGCGGCGCGGCCGTCAATACGTCCCTCGGCGCTTTCGCGCTGGACATCACCAACTCGCACACAACGTTCAAGGGTGCCGACCAGTCGCTGTCGGGTTACAGCTATCGCGTGTCCTGGTCCAAGGCGATTGCCACGTCGGGAACGACGTTTGCGCTGGCTTCCTACCGTTACTCCAATGGCAATTACCTGTCGCTCTCTGATGCGGTCGTCACGCAAGATATGCTGAGCTCGGAGCGCGCTGGCATCCTGGACGCCAGCGGCATCATGCGTCAGAAACAGCGACTCAATGTCACTGTCAATCAGGACTTTGGCGGCAAATACGGCCAGCTGTTCTTCAACGGATCCTACAACTCGTATTGGAACGGCATGCAGAATGCCACCACATATCAGTTGGGCTACAACAACACCTGGAAACGCGTGAGCTTTGGCGTCACAGCTAGCCGTACGTATACGGCAGGGCCGATGTTCAACGGCTCACGCTACGACAACCAGTTCGGCCTCAACATAACCGTCCCGTTGGGCGGCCCGTCCGCGCGTAATGCGCCGCAGTTGTCGTTCAGCGGCACGCATGACGATGTCATGGGCAACAACGACCGCGTTGGCGTAACGGGTACGTTCGGCAAGAACAGCGAATTCAACTACGGTGGCAACGCTACCTATAGCGACTACGGCAACAGCGGTTCGGGCAGCTCGCAGACCACCGCCAGCGGCTCGTTGGGTTGGCAGGCGCCGTACGCCAACCTCAATGGCAGTTACTCGTACTCCAGCAACTACCAGCAGGCATCGGTAAGCGCGGCCGGTGGCGTGATGGTGCATGGTGGCGGCATCACGCTGTCGCCATCACTGGACCTCAACAGCCCCATTGCCATCATCCATGCACCGGATGCTAAGGGTGCGCGCGTGTCCAGTAGCGGACAGACCACCGTGGACGGGCGTGGCTATGCCGTAGCCACCAACCTCATGCCCTACCGTATGAATGACGTGACGCTGGACCCGGCAGGCACCTCCAGTGACGTGGAACTGCAGACCACGCGTCTGCAGACGGCGCCGCGCGCGGGTGCGGTGATCCCGCTCACGTTCAACACCGTCAGCGGTCGCGCCGTGATGATTAGCGCCAAGCAGCCTAACGGCGAGCCACTCCCATTCGGTGCGGACGTGCTCGATGAGAAGGGCAACACCGTGGGTATGGTCGGCCAGGGTGGTCAGCTATTTGTACGTGGTGCGGAAGACGGCGGCACCTTGCTGGTGCGCTGGGGCGATGACGAGGCCAAGCAGTGCAAGGTCAGTTATCAGTTGCCAGCACGGGCCAAGGGCTCGAGTGCCCAAGTGGAATCGACCGATGCGGTTTGCCGCTAA
- a CDS encoding fimbrial protein: protein MNFLTTKKSRQSANVMDMNVTDSEEALHQSVSAMHRSNGSISHLRRFSTLLSTWHDTLLGARGAKWIACLFLVLLSLILQNQARASCTVSVQNNLNIPVPTQVVVGRDVPIGTVIYTSPQVPNTGSYTCTGDSTGVYNMIGTQPGANVTSFPISGVSGLAWQWTYGSPTALSASWGTYSANYTAGWTASPMGFRVVKTDNFASGTTFPAGRIGGWRVGNVYAMTLNIANSIVFVTGACQTPDVLVQLGSHSPSEFKGVGTFTGSTSFNIALNSCPAGLGAVLQPAIQYRIDPVTTVVNSAQSVVALSAGSSATGVGVQLLDNAGAVLPLSKLKTFSGYNSGGGNFTIPLKARYYQTDSNVGAGTANTTMTFTMTYY from the coding sequence ATGAATTTCCTCACCACAAAAAAATCGCGACAAAGCGCGAATGTTATGGATATGAACGTTACTGATAGTGAAGAAGCGCTGCACCAGAGTGTTAGTGCCATGCACCGAAGCAATGGATCCATAAGCCATCTTCGTCGATTCTCTACTTTGCTGAGCACTTGGCATGACACGCTTCTTGGCGCGAGAGGCGCCAAGTGGATTGCTTGCCTATTTCTGGTGCTTCTTTCACTTATTTTGCAGAATCAGGCGCGGGCTTCATGCACAGTCAGTGTCCAGAACAACTTGAATATTCCCGTTCCGACACAGGTCGTAGTAGGCCGGGACGTTCCCATCGGAACCGTAATATATACGTCCCCCCAGGTTCCCAACACTGGCTCGTATACCTGCACCGGCGATTCTACGGGCGTGTACAACATGATCGGCACCCAGCCGGGCGCAAACGTAACCAGCTTTCCGATTAGTGGCGTATCTGGATTGGCCTGGCAATGGACATACGGGTCCCCCACGGCCTTATCTGCTTCCTGGGGTACGTACTCGGCCAACTACACCGCGGGGTGGACGGCTAGCCCCATGGGTTTTCGTGTTGTAAAAACCGATAACTTTGCATCCGGAACGACTTTCCCGGCTGGCCGCATCGGTGGATGGCGAGTCGGTAATGTTTACGCAATGACCTTGAACATTGCCAATTCGATCGTGTTTGTCACGGGAGCATGTCAAACACCGGACGTGCTCGTTCAATTGGGCTCGCACTCTCCCAGTGAGTTCAAAGGCGTAGGAACATTCACTGGTTCTACAAGCTTCAATATAGCGCTGAACAGCTGCCCGGCTGGGCTTGGTGCAGTATTGCAGCCGGCGATTCAATACCGCATCGACCCTGTAACGACAGTAGTTAATAGCGCACAGTCGGTTGTTGCACTGAGCGCGGGGTCGAGCGCCACGGGAGTAGGCGTTCAGCTTCTTGACAACGCGGGCGCGGTACTTCCGTTGTCGAAGCTAAAAACGTTCAGTGGCTACAACAGTGGTGGCGGCAACTTTACCATCCCTCTCAAAGCGCGCTATTACCAGACGGATTCCAACGTAGGGGCAGGCACGGCAAATACGACAATGACCTTCACCATGACCTACTACTGA
- a CDS encoding helix-turn-helix transcriptional regulator: MVDFSDRLRAARTAADFTQEQLGLAVGVSKQAVSDWENGRQHPSFQLWDPLRKELGVTLDHLIGGDPLPRRVQEETATYGERLPPDLRRLLELGRRLTPRKLKLLVTFLGR; encoded by the coding sequence ATGGTTGATTTCAGTGATCGCCTTCGGGCTGCAAGAACAGCTGCAGATTTCACGCAGGAACAGCTGGGTCTTGCGGTGGGCGTATCAAAACAAGCCGTGTCAGACTGGGAGAACGGACGGCAGCACCCCAGTTTTCAGCTATGGGATCCATTGCGCAAGGAACTAGGCGTAACACTGGATCACCTGATCGGTGGCGACCCTTTACCGCGCCGGGTGCAGGAAGAAACCGCCACCTACGGTGAACGGCTGCCTCCTGACCTTCGACGCCTGCTCGAACTGGGACGACGCTTGACGCCCCGCAAGCTCAAATTGCTGGTGACGTTTCTCGGCAGATAG
- a CDS encoding fimbrial protein has protein sequence MKKTLFSAALAAAFGLVAMQASASDGTITFNGEVTDVTCTVTGGGNATGTGNNITVNLPKVGVTSLSAAGATAGDTSFSLVLGGGTGCTNGKTASMWVDISGSSLIDGSTKSMKNDLSTGSTAQVRLLNGTSFAPIDLLAGTNQPTATIAANTATLNYVAQYLNGGAASSVNAGLVKTHLVFSMQYN, from the coding sequence ATGAAGAAGACTCTTTTCTCTGCCGCTCTGGCTGCCGCGTTCGGCCTCGTCGCCATGCAGGCCTCCGCTTCTGACGGCACGATCACGTTCAACGGTGAAGTCACCGACGTGACCTGCACCGTGACTGGCGGCGGCAATGCCACCGGCACTGGCAACAACATCACCGTGAACCTGCCGAAAGTCGGCGTGACCTCATTGTCTGCGGCTGGCGCCACGGCTGGTGACACCTCGTTCTCGCTGGTCCTCGGCGGCGGCACGGGCTGCACCAACGGCAAGACCGCCTCGATGTGGGTTGATATCTCGGGCTCGTCCCTCATCGATGGCAGCACCAAGTCGATGAAGAACGACCTGTCGACCGGTTCCACCGCCCAGGTGCGCCTGCTGAACGGTACCTCGTTCGCTCCGATCGATCTGCTGGCCGGCACCAATCAGCCGACCGCCACCATCGCCGCCAATACGGCCACGCTGAATTACGTCGCTCAGTACCTCAATGGCGGCGCCGCTTCTTCGGTCAACGCTGGCCTCGTGAAGACGCACCTCGTCTTCTCGATGCAGTACAACTGA
- a CDS encoding GntR family transcriptional regulator gives METALVNEYRRLSRDLATSQPLAYLRLRRAIRNVVEHRDIEPGQALPSERDLSRLLQLSRVTVRKAISGLVEEGLLNQRHGAGTFVAERIIKPMSRLTSFTEDLRARGLNPRSEFSERIIGEVTPEESMALNLSPGVLVARLHRVRYAKEEPLAIERSVVPASILPDPTIVQDSLYQILETLGARPRRALQRLRAVSLGAQQARLLHVPAGSAGLNIERRSFLDDGRVVEFTTSWYRGDIYDFVAELQTD, from the coding sequence ATGGAAACCGCCCTCGTCAACGAATACCGCCGGCTCAGCCGCGACCTCGCCACCAGCCAGCCGCTGGCTTATCTGCGCCTGCGCCGGGCGATCCGTAATGTGGTGGAACACCGCGACATCGAACCGGGTCAGGCATTGCCCAGCGAGCGCGATCTTTCCCGCCTGCTCCAGCTATCGCGCGTTACGGTGCGCAAGGCGATCTCCGGTCTGGTGGAAGAGGGCCTGCTCAATCAACGCCACGGCGCGGGCACCTTCGTTGCCGAGCGCATCATCAAGCCGATGTCGCGCCTTACCAGCTTCACGGAAGACTTACGCGCACGCGGCCTCAATCCACGTTCCGAATTCTCCGAGCGAATCATTGGTGAAGTGACGCCCGAAGAATCGATGGCGCTCAACCTGTCGCCGGGTGTGCTGGTGGCGCGCCTGCACCGCGTGCGCTATGCCAAGGAAGAGCCCTTGGCGATCGAGCGCAGCGTAGTGCCCGCCAGCATCCTGCCCGACCCGACCATCGTGCAGGATTCGCTGTATCAGATCCTCGAAACGCTGGGCGCGCGCCCGCGTCGCGCCTTACAGCGCCTGCGTGCCGTTTCGCTGGGCGCGCAGCAGGCACGCCTGCTACACGTACCCGCCGGCAGTGCAGGCCTCAACATCGAGCGTCGCAGCTTTCTCGATGATGGCCGCGTGGTGGAGTTCACCACCTCGTGGTATCGCGGCGATATCTATGATTTCGTGGCAGAGCTGCAGACGGATTGA
- a CDS encoding fimbrial biogenesis chaperone, whose translation MKVFSRVLCAMAVMAASVSSAYAGITINGTRVVYPAAQREVSLSMVNDGKEARLVQAWVDSGDASERAETSKSPFLITPPMSRVDPGKGQTLRIMFTGANNLPQDRETVFWLNILEIPPKPKAGTDAAENYMQLAVRSRLKLFYRPKGLQGTPDAAVDQVSWRLVSEGKGYAVECTNNTPFNVSFSDVSFKGVAQQEAVSKGGMCPAMGKDKFPIGGAPDAEGKLVVTVINDYGGFNPHEMNFTR comes from the coding sequence ATGAAAGTCTTCAGTCGCGTTCTGTGCGCCATGGCCGTTATGGCCGCGAGCGTCAGCTCCGCCTACGCCGGCATTACCATCAATGGCACACGTGTGGTGTACCCCGCGGCCCAGCGGGAAGTGTCTCTGAGCATGGTCAACGATGGCAAGGAAGCGCGTCTTGTCCAGGCCTGGGTCGATAGCGGTGATGCCAGCGAGCGCGCAGAAACCAGTAAATCCCCGTTCCTGATCACGCCGCCCATGTCGCGCGTCGATCCAGGTAAGGGGCAAACCCTTCGCATCATGTTCACCGGTGCCAATAATCTGCCGCAGGATCGCGAGACAGTTTTCTGGCTCAATATTCTTGAGATTCCGCCCAAGCCGAAAGCTGGCACAGACGCGGCGGAAAACTACATGCAGCTCGCCGTGCGTTCGCGCCTGAAGCTGTTCTACAGGCCCAAGGGCTTGCAGGGCACGCCAGATGCCGCAGTGGATCAGGTCTCCTGGCGTCTCGTGTCCGAAGGCAAAGGCTATGCCGTCGAGTGCACCAACAATACGCCGTTCAACGTCTCCTTCAGCGACGTGTCCTTCAAGGGCGTGGCGCAGCAGGAAGCAGTCAGCAAGGGCGGTATGTGTCCGGCCATGGGCAAAGACAAGTTTCCCATCGGGGGCGCCCCCGATGCTGAAGGTAAGCTCGTAGTCACCGTGATCAATGACTACGGCGGTTTCAACCCTCACGAGATGAACTTCACGCGCTGA
- the zwf gene encoding glucose-6-phosphate dehydrogenase produces the protein MTASSQPVETFDLVIFGGTGDLALRKLLPALYHRYTDGQIPDDSRIIGIAREVLDDEGYRDNLRKVLVKDGNGKKVEDFLKLVSYRSLDARKDDGWDDFATLMGKDADRIRVFYLSTSPDLFVDICNRLGKYDLNKGKSRVVLEKPIGHDLKSANQINDDVGRFFDESQTFRIDHYLGKETVQNLLALRFGNALFEPLWNAEHIDHVQITVAETLGVGQRAGYYDHAGALRDMVQNHILQLVCMLAMEPPSSLAPDAVRDEKLKVLRSLKPITETNAAQLTVRGQYRAGSAEGQAVPGYLDELKDHKSNTETFVAVKAEIANWRWAGVPFYLRTGKRLPERVSEITVVFKAVPHSIFDASAGPLVQNRLVLRLQPDEDIKLWLTIKHPGPGGLRLRHVPLDMSFAEAFGASQPDAYERLLLDVVRGNPTLFMRRDEVEAAWRWADPILTAWAESGESPRPYTSGTWGPSAAVALIERDGRTWNEDGD, from the coding sequence GTGACTGCTTCTTCCCAGCCGGTCGAGACTTTTGACTTGGTGATTTTCGGCGGCACCGGCGACCTTGCTCTGCGCAAGCTCCTGCCCGCGCTTTACCACCGTTACACGGATGGCCAGATTCCCGACGACAGCCGCATCATCGGTATTGCCCGCGAAGTCCTCGACGACGAGGGTTATCGCGACAACCTGCGCAAGGTGCTGGTGAAGGATGGCAACGGCAAGAAGGTCGAAGACTTTCTGAAGCTGGTCAGCTACCGCTCGCTGGACGCGCGCAAAGACGATGGCTGGGACGATTTCGCCACATTAATGGGCAAGGACGCGGACCGCATCCGCGTGTTCTACCTCTCCACCTCGCCCGATCTGTTCGTCGATATCTGCAATCGCCTGGGCAAGTACGATCTCAACAAGGGCAAGTCGCGGGTGGTGCTGGAAAAGCCCATCGGCCACGACCTGAAGAGCGCCAACCAGATCAACGACGACGTCGGCCGCTTCTTCGACGAGTCGCAGACGTTCCGCATCGATCATTACCTCGGCAAGGAAACGGTGCAGAACCTGCTGGCGCTGCGCTTCGGCAATGCGCTGTTCGAGCCGCTGTGGAATGCCGAGCACATCGACCACGTGCAGATCACTGTGGCCGAAACGCTGGGCGTGGGCCAGCGCGCGGGCTATTACGACCATGCCGGCGCGCTGCGCGACATGGTGCAGAACCATATCCTGCAGCTGGTGTGCATGCTGGCGATGGAGCCGCCCTCCTCGCTCGCGCCCGACGCGGTGCGCGACGAGAAGCTCAAGGTGCTGCGCTCACTCAAGCCGATCACGGAAACCAATGCTGCGCAGCTCACTGTGCGCGGCCAGTACCGCGCGGGCTCGGCAGAAGGCCAGGCCGTGCCCGGCTATCTGGATGAACTGAAGGACCACAAGTCCAACACCGAGACGTTCGTGGCGGTGAAGGCCGAGATCGCCAACTGGCGTTGGGCCGGCGTGCCGTTCTACCTGCGTACGGGCAAGCGACTGCCGGAGCGTGTGTCGGAAATCACGGTGGTGTTCAAGGCCGTGCCGCATTCCATCTTCGATGCCTCGGCAGGTCCGCTGGTGCAAAACCGTTTGGTGCTGCGCTTGCAACCGGACGAAGACATCAAGCTGTGGCTCACCATCAAGCACCCGGGCCCGGGCGGCCTGCGCCTGCGTCACGTGCCACTGGACATGAGTTTTGCCGAAGCCTTTGGCGCCTCGCAGCCGGATGCCTACGAGCGCTTGCTGCTCGACGTGGTGCGCGGCAATCCCACCCTGTTCATGCGCCGCGACGAAGTGGAAGCGGCATGGCGCTGGGCTGACCCCATCCTCACCGCGTGGGCGGAGAGCGGCGAGTCGCCGCGCCCGTACACCTCGGGTACGTGGGGGCCGAGTGCCGCCGTGGCGCTGATCGAACGCGATGGCCGCACCTGGAACGAGGACGGTGACTAA
- the edd gene encoding phosphogluconate dehydratase: MSVLHPVLAEVTERLRERSRESRAQYLRRVEAAQGNGPHRERLSCGNLAHGFAACGPTDKERLREGHTPNLAIINAYNDMLSAHQPYERYPELIRNVAREAGITAQMAGGVPAMCDGITQGRAGMEMSLFSRDLIAMATAISLSHDMFDGAMYLGICDKIVPGLLIGALSFGHLPGIFVPSGPMPSGISNEQKSKVRQAYAEGKASKAELLEAEAASYHAAGTCTFYGTANSNQMLMEIMGLHLPGSSFVAPETPLRDALTREAVLRVAELSAPGSSYLPIGHIVDENAIINGVIGLHATGGSTNHLLHLVAIARAAGIELRWDDFDALSSVIPLLARVYPNGYADVNQFHEAGGMAFLIDQLLSQGLLHANVRTVFGTGLDGYTQVPHLDDHGALAWTPVSKESGNRGVLRGMAEPFRPDGGLRMLSGNLGRAVIKVSSVPEDRLVIEAPAIVFHDQDDVRKAFERGELNRDFIAVVRFQGPQAIGMPELHKLTPTLSVLQDRGHRIALLTDGRMSGASGRVPAAIHVTPEAEDNGPISRIRNGDIVRLDAVEGRLDMLVEAAEFAARVPATADLSAHQFGLGRELFGMFRRNATAADLGAGVF, translated from the coding sequence ATGAGTGTGCTGCACCCCGTCCTTGCCGAAGTCACCGAACGCCTGCGCGAGCGCAGCCGCGAATCACGCGCCCAATACCTGCGTCGCGTCGAGGCGGCACAAGGCAACGGGCCGCATCGCGAACGACTGTCGTGCGGCAACCTCGCTCACGGTTTCGCCGCTTGTGGCCCGACTGACAAAGAACGCCTGCGCGAGGGCCACACGCCCAACCTTGCCATCATCAATGCGTACAACGACATGCTCTCGGCGCATCAGCCGTACGAGCGCTATCCGGAGTTGATCCGCAATGTCGCGCGTGAAGCGGGCATCACCGCGCAGATGGCCGGCGGCGTGCCGGCGATGTGCGATGGCATTACGCAGGGCCGCGCCGGCATGGAGATGTCGCTGTTCTCGCGCGACCTCATCGCCATGGCCACTGCTATATCGCTCTCGCATGACATGTTTGACGGCGCGATGTACCTCGGCATCTGCGACAAGATTGTGCCGGGCCTGTTGATCGGCGCGCTGAGCTTTGGCCATCTGCCCGGCATCTTCGTACCCAGTGGCCCGATGCCCAGCGGCATCAGCAACGAACAGAAATCCAAGGTGCGTCAGGCCTACGCCGAGGGCAAGGCCAGCAAGGCCGAGCTGCTGGAAGCGGAAGCAGCGTCGTACCACGCGGCAGGCACCTGCACTTTCTACGGCACGGCCAACTCCAATCAGATGCTGATGGAGATCATGGGCCTGCACCTGCCTGGTTCCAGTTTTGTCGCGCCGGAGACGCCGCTGCGCGACGCACTCACGCGCGAGGCCGTACTGCGCGTAGCAGAGTTGAGTGCACCGGGTTCATCGTACTTGCCGATTGGCCATATCGTTGACGAGAACGCCATCATCAACGGTGTGATCGGCCTGCATGCTACGGGCGGCTCCACCAATCATCTGCTGCATCTGGTTGCCATTGCGCGCGCAGCGGGTATCGAGTTGCGCTGGGATGATTTTGACGCGCTGTCCTCGGTGATTCCGTTGTTGGCACGCGTGTATCCCAACGGTTACGCCGATGTGAACCAGTTCCACGAAGCCGGCGGCATGGCTTTCCTGATCGATCAATTGCTGAGCCAGGGCTTGCTGCACGCAAACGTGCGCACGGTATTCGGTACGGGTCTGGACGGCTATACGCAGGTGCCTCACCTGGACGATCACGGCGCGTTGGCGTGGACGCCGGTGTCCAAGGAAAGCGGCAACCGCGGTGTGCTGCGCGGCATGGCCGAACCCTTCCGTCCTGACGGCGGCCTCCGCATGCTGTCGGGCAACCTGGGTCGCGCGGTGATCAAGGTGTCGTCCGTGCCGGAGGATCGCCTCGTCATTGAAGCGCCTGCCATCGTGTTCCACGATCAGGACGACGTACGCAAGGCGTTTGAGCGCGGCGAACTCAATCGCGACTTCATTGCGGTGGTGCGTTTTCAGGGGCCGCAGGCCATCGGCATGCCAGAACTGCACAAGCTCACGCCGACACTGTCCGTACTGCAGGACCGCGGCCATCGCATCGCGCTGCTGACCGATGGCCGCATGTCCGGTGCGTCCGGTCGTGTGCCGGCAGCGATTCATGTAACGCCGGAAGCCGAGGACAACGGCCCGATCTCGCGCATCCGCAACGGCGACATCGTGCGTCTGGATGCGGTGGAAGGCCGCCTGGACATGTTGGTGGAAGCCGCCGAGTTCGCGGCGCGCGTGCCGGCGACGGCCGATCTCTCCGCGCATCAGTTCGGTCTGGGGCGCGAACTGTTCGGCATGTTCCGCCGCAACGCCACAGCCGCCGATCTCGGCGCAGGCGTGTTTTGA